In a genomic window of Pirellulales bacterium:
- a CDS encoding DUF1553 domain-containing protein — YPTTLVFAERPAHNPRATFVHPRGEYLQRGDAVTAEIPSLFDPLDPAAPRDRLTFARWLVDPQNPLVGRVTMNRQWAILFGRGIVSTTEDFGYQGQRPTHPALLDWLAVELVNRGWSLKQMHRLIVTSATYRQSSRTTPELLNKDPENRLLARAPRVRFDAEMVRDAVLKASGLLSSKLGGPSVFPPQPPGITSEGAYGPLEWKVSTGEDRYRRGLYTFAKRTAPYAMFNTFDAPSGEACVARRDESNTPLQALTLLNDEVFVETAQALGDQLARQSGTVEDRVTSLFRRCLARPPSEAERALLTEFHQHQLDRLTNKEIDAAVVAAVGGDDAIARAGWTLTARAVLNLDEMITKE, encoded by the coding sequence CGTACCCCACCACGCTCGTGTTCGCGGAGCGGCCGGCGCACAACCCGCGCGCCACGTTTGTGCATCCGCGCGGCGAGTATTTGCAACGTGGCGACGCGGTGACGGCGGAGATTCCCTCGCTGTTTGACCCGCTCGATCCGGCAGCGCCGCGCGACCGACTGACCTTTGCGCGCTGGCTGGTCGATCCGCAAAACCCGCTGGTCGGTCGGGTCACGATGAACCGTCAATGGGCCATCCTGTTCGGACGTGGCATCGTCAGCACCACCGAAGATTTTGGCTATCAGGGACAGCGGCCGACGCATCCGGCGCTACTCGACTGGCTGGCCGTCGAACTGGTCAACCGCGGCTGGTCGCTGAAGCAGATGCACCGGCTGATCGTGACCAGCGCCACCTATCGCCAATCGTCTCGGACCACACCAGAGCTGTTGAATAAGGATCCTGAGAATCGGCTGTTGGCTCGCGCGCCGCGAGTGCGATTCGACGCCGAAATGGTGCGCGACGCGGTGCTGAAAGCAAGCGGCCTACTGTCATCCAAATTAGGCGGCCCGAGCGTCTTTCCGCCGCAGCCTCCGGGCATCACGTCGGAAGGCGCATACGGCCCCTTGGAGTGGAAGGTAAGCACCGGCGAGGATCGCTACCGCCGCGGCTTGTACACCTTTGCTAAGCGCACCGCGCCTTATGCGATGTTCAACACCTTCGACGCTCCTAGCGGCGAGGCGTGCGTCGCGCGGCGTGACGAGTCGAATACGCCGCTGCAAGCGCTCACGCTGCTGAACGACGAGGTGTTCGTCGAGACGGCGCAGGCGCTGGGAGATCAACTCGCGCGACAGTCGGGCACGGTGGAAGACCGAGTCACCAGCTTATTTCGCCGCTGTTTGGCGCGGCCACCGAGCGAAGCCGAACGCGCCCTGCTCACCGAATTCCACCAGCATCAATTGGATCGATTGACCAACAAGGAAATCGATGCCGCGGTGGTGGCGGCCGTCGGCGGCGACGACGCGATTGCCCGAGCGGGCTGGACGCTCACGGCGCGGGCGGTTCTGAATCTGGACGAAATGATTACCAAGGAGTAA
- a CDS encoding DUF1501 domain-containing protein: MAMRQSFDLANGSNRRQFLGQCGLSVGQMALASLLGGAPSALRAAENPLAAKPPHFAPKAKAVIHLFMAGGPSHLDLFDHKPALAKYEGKPIPPEVIGGQRYAFIRSNAAAMGPRFKFEKHGQCGAELAETLPHLAKVVDDICLVRSMRTDQFNHAPAQIFINTGFGQPGRPSIGSWVTYGLGAETSDLPAFVVMSTGKGISGGAANWSSGFLPTIYSGVRFRNQGDPILNVTSPAGIDAKTQRDTLDLVEALNRQRLAQQQDPETETRIASYEMAFRLQSSAPELMDVASEDRGTLELYGVDPAKASFARACLLARRMVERGVRFVNIYHEGWDAHSDLAGNHRSNCGETDQGAAALVADLKQRGMLDDTLVVWGGEFGRTPMVESNVATGRSLGRDHHPQAFTMWLAGGGIKPGITYGATDELGFNIVENPVHVHDLQATILHLLGLDHTRLTYRYAGRDFRLTDVHGEIVRDILA, encoded by the coding sequence ATGGCGATGCGGCAATCGTTCGACCTGGCGAACGGCTCCAATCGGCGCCAGTTCCTGGGACAATGCGGCCTGAGCGTGGGACAGATGGCGCTGGCTTCGCTCCTGGGCGGCGCCCCCAGCGCGCTGCGCGCAGCGGAGAACCCGCTAGCCGCCAAGCCGCCCCATTTTGCGCCCAAGGCCAAGGCGGTGATTCACCTGTTCATGGCGGGCGGCCCGAGTCATCTTGATCTGTTCGACCATAAACCGGCGCTCGCCAAGTACGAAGGCAAGCCCATTCCGCCCGAAGTGATCGGCGGACAGCGCTACGCCTTCATTCGTTCCAATGCCGCCGCGATGGGCCCGCGCTTCAAGTTTGAAAAGCATGGCCAATGCGGCGCCGAGCTGGCGGAGACGCTACCGCACTTGGCCAAGGTGGTCGACGATATCTGCCTCGTTCGCTCGATGCGTACCGATCAGTTCAACCACGCCCCGGCGCAGATCTTTATCAACACCGGCTTTGGCCAGCCGGGGCGCCCCAGCATTGGCTCCTGGGTCACTTATGGCCTCGGCGCCGAAACCAGCGATTTGCCGGCCTTCGTCGTCATGTCGACCGGCAAGGGAATCAGCGGTGGCGCGGCGAACTGGTCGAGCGGCTTTCTGCCGACCATCTATTCCGGCGTGCGATTTCGCAATCAGGGCGATCCCATTCTCAACGTTACCAGCCCGGCAGGCATCGACGCCAAGACGCAGCGCGACACACTGGACCTGGTAGAGGCGCTGAATCGCCAACGCTTGGCCCAACAACAAGACCCCGAGACCGAAACACGCATCGCCTCGTACGAAATGGCGTTTCGTCTGCAAAGTTCGGCGCCCGAACTCATGGATGTGGCCAGCGAAGACCGTGGCACGCTGGAACTTTACGGGGTCGATCCGGCCAAGGCCTCGTTCGCCCGCGCGTGTCTTCTGGCCCGGCGGATGGTAGAGCGGGGAGTGCGGTTTGTGAACATCTACCACGAAGGCTGGGACGCTCATAGCGACCTGGCCGGCAATCATCGGTCCAACTGCGGCGAAACCGATCAAGGCGCCGCGGCGCTGGTGGCCGACCTCAAGCAGCGCGGCATGCTCGACGACACCCTGGTGGTGTGGGGGGGCGAGTTTGGCCGCACGCCCATGGTTGAAAGCAACGTCGCGACTGGCCGCAGCCTGGGGCGCGATCATCATCCGCAGGCCTTCACCATGTGGCTGGCTGGCGGCGGAATCAAACCGGGCATCACCTATGGCGCCACCGACGAGCTGGGCTTCAACATCGTGGAAAACCCGGTACACGTCCACGATTTGCAGGCGACGATCCTGCACCTCTTGGGACTCGATCACACGCGACTCACCTACCGCTACGCCGGTCGCGACTTTCGGCTGACCGACGTGCATGGCGAGATCGTGCGCGACATTTTAGCGTGA
- a CDS encoding aminotransferase class III-fold pyridoxal phosphate-dependent enzyme — protein sequence MKLAGLDLFPGASNGEFGLPRELVPVLERGAGCRVWDTAGREYLDMTMAWGAALVGHAHPKVVEAATAQARLGANFAAVNQRSIELAERLAQISPCIERVRLVASGSEATLLCVRVARAATGRPKVLKFEGAYHGQHPIGVASMIGPASDALPRPDLAGAGAPWLARDLVVAPYNDLARAVAIIAEHAESLAAVIVEPLCRCLSPAPGFLEGIRAATRRHGVALIFDEVVTGFRLALGGAQEYYGVIPDLVAYGKALGGGFPIGAYGGRADWMEVLAEQRIEEPNYVWSASTTGGNPVSCAAALAALDLLAGDGVYPWLRQQGARLRERMADLLRAHGETAQVLGDGPLAQVVFAAHPVVDHRTYRASDRARGRRLQIELVRQGVFLNPMGTKLYLSLAHDDRALDEFSERFAVALTRSRDV from the coding sequence ATGAAACTGGCTGGCCTCGACCTCTTTCCTGGCGCCTCGAATGGCGAGTTTGGCTTGCCGCGCGAACTGGTCCCAGTGCTCGAACGCGGCGCCGGCTGCCGCGTGTGGGATACTGCGGGTCGCGAATATCTGGACATGACGATGGCCTGGGGGGCGGCCTTGGTAGGGCATGCCCATCCCAAGGTGGTCGAGGCGGCCACGGCGCAGGCCAGGCTCGGCGCCAACTTCGCCGCCGTGAATCAGCGATCGATCGAATTGGCCGAACGCTTGGCCCAGATCAGCCCCTGCATCGAGCGGGTGCGGCTTGTCGCCTCGGGCAGCGAGGCCACGTTGTTGTGCGTGCGGGTCGCCCGCGCCGCGACGGGGCGGCCCAAGGTGCTCAAGTTCGAAGGGGCGTACCATGGTCAGCACCCAATCGGTGTGGCGAGCATGATCGGCCCAGCGTCCGATGCCTTGCCACGGCCCGATCTGGCGGGGGCCGGCGCGCCGTGGCTGGCGCGCGATCTTGTGGTGGCGCCCTACAACGATCTGGCCCGCGCTGTGGCCATCATCGCCGAGCACGCCGAGTCGCTGGCCGCGGTCATTGTCGAGCCATTGTGCCGCTGCCTCTCCCCCGCGCCGGGCTTCTTGGAAGGCATTCGCGCGGCGACCCGCCGCCATGGCGTGGCGCTGATTTTTGACGAGGTGGTGACCGGCTTTCGTTTGGCGCTCGGCGGCGCGCAGGAGTACTACGGCGTGATCCCCGACCTGGTTGCCTATGGCAAGGCGCTGGGGGGAGGTTTTCCGATTGGCGCCTATGGGGGCCGCGCCGACTGGATGGAGGTGCTCGCCGAGCAGCGCATCGAAGAGCCCAATTACGTCTGGTCGGCCTCGACCACCGGCGGCAATCCGGTGTCGTGCGCCGCGGCGCTGGCCGCACTGGATCTATTGGCTGGCGATGGCGTGTATCCCTGGTTGCGTCAGCAAGGCGCTCGGCTGCGCGAGCGGATGGCCGACCTGCTCCGCGCGCACGGCGAAACGGCGCAGGTCTTGGGGGATGGGCCACTGGCGCAGGTGGTGTTCGCCGCGCATCCGGTGGTCGATCACCGCACGTATCGGGCGAGCGACCGTGCTCGCGGCCGGCGACTGCAAATTGAACTCGTGCGGCAGGGTGTGTTTTTGAATCCGATGGGGACCAAGCTCTACTTGTCGCTTGCCCACGACGATCGGGCGCTGGACGAATTCAGCGAGCGCTTCGCAGTGGCACTAACGCGATCGCGCGACGTTTAA
- the ligA gene encoding NAD-dependent DNA ligase LigA — MTKPADEIERLRREIRHHDRLYYVAAAPEITDLEYDRLLNRLKELEAAHPEMVSPDSPTQRIGDSAVGELPQVEHRNPMLSIDNTYSLDELRAYGDRIAKLLPGEAIEWVVELKVDGVAVALLYHGGQLRQAATRGNGRIGDNITHNMRTLRDIPLSLEGDFPAEIEIRGEVYITNSDLSRMNEEQEARGETLFANPRNAAAGAVRLLDPREAARRRLRFFAHSVGNADDLAAQSHMEFLAEVRGYGLPVTPHVESFPDFAAALAYCEAIVDRLDELDFEIDGLVLKVNRFDQRRRLGATSKSPRWAIAYKFEKYEAVTQVLDIRVHVGKTGAITPVAHLEPVTLAGTVVQRASLHNADEIERKDVRIGDYVVVEKAGKIIPHIVRTEIHRREAELPQFQFPTRCPECGTQAVKDEGGVYIRCPNPSCPAQLRERLRYFAGRNAMDIEGLGDKLVDQLVSDQLVRSFGDLYRLAPGQLADLERMGKKSSEKLVESIAASKQRGLARLLNALSIRHVGTRVATVLADQFLSMQKLANADIERLSDTNEIGPVIAQSVFDFLHSDYGQATIADLASVGVTMEAPRELLAAADGVLAGKTLVVTGTLERHSRDEMEELIASHGGRAASSVSKNTDYVVAGEKAGSKLAKAQKLGVPVISEVEFERLLAGESTEELAP; from the coding sequence ATGACCAAACCAGCCGATGAGATCGAACGACTGCGGCGCGAGATTCGCCACCACGATCGGTTGTACTACGTAGCGGCGGCGCCAGAGATCACCGATCTCGAGTACGACCGCTTGCTCAACCGGCTCAAAGAGCTGGAAGCGGCCCATCCCGAGATGGTGTCCCCCGACAGCCCGACCCAGCGGATTGGCGATTCAGCCGTGGGAGAGTTGCCGCAGGTCGAGCATCGCAACCCGATGCTCTCGATCGACAACACCTATTCGCTCGACGAACTGCGCGCCTATGGCGACCGGATCGCCAAGTTGCTACCGGGTGAGGCAATCGAGTGGGTGGTGGAGCTGAAGGTCGACGGCGTGGCGGTCGCCTTGCTGTACCACGGGGGGCAACTGCGGCAGGCGGCCACCCGTGGCAACGGCCGCATCGGCGACAACATCACTCACAATATGCGCACCCTGCGCGATATTCCGTTGTCTCTCGAGGGCGACTTCCCCGCGGAGATCGAGATTCGCGGCGAGGTGTACATCACCAATTCCGACTTGTCGCGGATGAACGAGGAGCAGGAGGCTCGCGGCGAGACCTTGTTCGCCAATCCGCGCAACGCCGCGGCCGGAGCGGTTCGGCTGCTCGATCCCCGCGAGGCGGCGCGGCGGCGCCTGCGCTTCTTTGCACACAGTGTGGGCAATGCCGACGATCTTGCCGCTCAGTCGCATATGGAGTTCTTAGCGGAGGTGCGCGGCTACGGGCTGCCTGTCACGCCGCATGTAGAGTCGTTTCCCGATTTTGCCGCGGCGCTGGCATACTGCGAGGCGATCGTCGATCGTCTGGACGAGCTCGATTTTGAGATCGACGGCCTGGTGCTCAAGGTGAATCGCTTCGACCAGCGACGCCGACTCGGCGCCACGTCCAAGAGCCCCCGCTGGGCAATCGCCTACAAGTTCGAAAAATATGAGGCCGTGACCCAGGTGCTCGATATTCGCGTACACGTGGGCAAAACCGGCGCGATCACCCCGGTAGCGCACTTGGAACCGGTGACGCTGGCCGGCACGGTCGTGCAACGGGCCAGCCTGCACAACGCCGACGAAATTGAACGCAAGGACGTGCGGATCGGCGACTATGTCGTGGTCGAGAAGGCGGGCAAGATCATCCCGCATATCGTTCGCACCGAGATCCATCGCCGCGAAGCGGAGTTGCCGCAGTTTCAATTTCCCACGCGCTGTCCCGAGTGCGGCACGCAGGCCGTGAAGGACGAGGGAGGCGTGTATATCCGCTGCCCCAATCCGAGCTGTCCGGCGCAACTGCGCGAACGCCTGCGGTATTTCGCTGGCCGTAACGCCATGGACATCGAGGGACTGGGAGACAAGCTGGTCGACCAACTGGTGAGCGACCAACTGGTGCGCAGCTTTGGCGATTTGTATCGACTCGCTCCCGGGCAACTTGCCGACCTGGAGCGGATGGGCAAGAAATCATCGGAGAAGTTGGTCGAGAGCATTGCGGCCAGCAAGCAGCGCGGGCTGGCCAGGCTGCTGAACGCGCTCTCGATTCGGCACGTCGGCACGCGGGTGGCGACGGTGCTGGCCGATCAATTTCTGAGCATGCAGAAGCTGGCCAACGCCGACATCGAGCGGTTGAGCGACACCAACGAGATCGGCCCGGTGATCGCTCAGAGCGTGTTCGACTTCCTGCACAGCGACTATGGCCAGGCCACCATCGCCGATCTGGCGTCGGTGGGGGTCACGATGGAGGCGCCGCGCGAATTGCTGGCGGCCGCCGATGGCGTGTTGGCCGGCAAGACCCTGGTCGTCACCGGCACGCTGGAGCGCCATTCGCGCGACGAGATGGAGGAACTGATCGCCAGTCATGGCGGCAGAGCGGCATCGAGCGTATCGAAAAACACCGATTACGTCGTGGCCGGCGAAAAGGCGGGCAGCAAGCTGGCCAAGGCGCAAAAACTTGGCGTGCCAGTGATTAGCGAAGTCGAGTTTGAGCGACTGCTTGCTGGCGAATCGACAGAGGAACTAGCTCCATGA
- the pseB gene encoding UDP-N-acetylglucosamine 4,6-dehydratase (inverting): MATVDWSQQSVLVTGGTGSFGRRLTEVLLQQHVGKLIVFSRDEHKQHEMRSAGIQAPQVRYFLGDVRDVDRLRRAMQGVTVVVHAAALKHVEACEYNPHEAVLTNIMGARNVIEAALDRGVQRVLALSTDKAASPVNLYGATKLVAEKLFVQANSYRGAGPTRFACVRYGNVVGSRGSVAPLFLAQRASGRLTVTDRRMTRFWLTLDQGVRFVVQSIESLRGGEIFVPKIPSLGIVDLARAIAPECQIDEVGMRPGEKLHEVLISEDEARLTREFDDSYIIEPAHPWWTTDDAPRGQPLAEGARYRSDENPQRLSVEAIGQMLSEVERGSAVTSPTAANDSWIMQGRWNNTTRPATAWQWEALS; encoded by the coding sequence ATGGCGACGGTGGATTGGTCGCAACAATCGGTGCTAGTGACTGGTGGCACAGGTTCGTTTGGCCGCCGTCTGACCGAGGTGCTGCTACAGCAGCATGTCGGCAAGCTGATCGTCTTCAGCCGCGACGAGCACAAGCAGCACGAAATGCGCTCCGCGGGCATTCAGGCGCCGCAAGTCCGTTACTTCTTGGGAGATGTTCGCGATGTCGATCGGCTGCGCCGCGCCATGCAAGGTGTCACAGTGGTGGTGCACGCGGCCGCGCTCAAGCATGTCGAGGCGTGCGAGTACAACCCACACGAGGCCGTGCTGACCAACATCATGGGGGCGCGCAACGTGATCGAGGCCGCGCTCGACCGTGGAGTGCAGCGCGTGCTGGCGCTGAGCACCGACAAGGCGGCCAGCCCAGTGAATCTCTATGGCGCCACCAAGCTGGTCGCCGAAAAGCTGTTTGTGCAGGCCAACTCGTACCGTGGCGCGGGACCCACGCGCTTCGCCTGCGTGCGGTACGGCAATGTGGTCGGCAGTCGAGGGAGCGTGGCGCCGCTGTTTTTGGCGCAGCGCGCCAGCGGCCGGCTAACCGTCACTGATCGTCGCATGACTCGCTTCTGGCTCACCTTGGATCAAGGAGTGCGCTTTGTCGTGCAATCGATCGAGTCGCTGCGCGGCGGCGAAATCTTCGTCCCCAAGATTCCCAGCCTCGGCATTGTCGATCTGGCTCGAGCAATCGCCCCGGAATGTCAGATCGACGAAGTGGGCATGCGACCGGGAGAGAAGTTGCACGAAGTGTTGATCAGCGAAGACGAAGCGCGACTGACGCGCGAGTTCGACGACTCGTACATCATTGAGCCGGCTCATCCCTGGTGGACAACCGACGATGCGCCACGGGGCCAGCCTCTGGCCGAAGGGGCGCGCTATCGCAGCGACGAAAACCCGCAGCGCTTGTCCGTTGAGGCCATCGGCCAGATGTTGAGCGAAGTCGAACGCGGCTCGGCCGTCACCTCGCCTACCGCCGCCAATGACAGTTGGATCATGCAAGGCCGATGGAACAACACAACGCGTCCAGCAACGGCCTGGCAATGGGAAGCGCTGTCGTGA
- a CDS encoding glycosyltransferase family protein, which translates to MKAVCIVQARMGSTRLRGKVLADLDGQPLLARLVDRLRRCQLIDDVVIATTRNTEDDAIIELARRLDTRWHRGSISDVLARYVGAARESDADLVVRVTADCPLLDPAVADRVVAAIARHSDGCDYASNVVRRSFPRGLDVEAFWSDTLDRMDRLAVTPAAREHVTTYLRWERPELFLTADVIDDMDHSDLRWTVDTIDDLCHVQMLWREFDVATLGYRELAAAIRARGLARFDAAHSPRAAV; encoded by the coding sequence GTGAAGGCCGTGTGCATTGTGCAGGCGCGGATGGGATCGACCCGCCTGAGGGGCAAGGTGCTGGCCGATCTCGATGGTCAGCCGCTCCTGGCTCGACTCGTCGATCGATTGCGGCGCTGCCAATTGATCGACGATGTGGTGATCGCCACCACGCGAAACACGGAAGACGACGCGATCATCGAACTGGCCCGCCGCTTGGATACTCGTTGGCATCGGGGGAGTATTAGCGACGTGCTGGCCCGCTATGTTGGCGCCGCGCGCGAGTCGGACGCCGATCTAGTCGTGCGAGTCACCGCCGATTGTCCGCTGCTCGATCCGGCGGTGGCCGACCGCGTGGTGGCAGCCATCGCGCGGCATTCCGACGGCTGTGATTACGCCAGCAATGTCGTGCGCCGCAGTTTTCCGCGTGGTCTGGATGTAGAAGCCTTTTGGAGCGACACGCTTGATCGCATGGACCGGCTGGCGGTCACACCGGCGGCGCGGGAACATGTGACCACCTACTTGCGTTGGGAGCGCCCCGAACTGTTCCTCACAGCCGATGTGATCGACGACATGGACCATTCCGATCTGCGCTGGACGGTGGACACGATCGACGATCTATGCCACGTCCAAATGTTGTGGCGCGAATTCGATGTCGCCACGCTCGGCTACCGCGAGCTTGCCGCGGCGATTCGCGCACGCGGACTGGCGCGATTCGACGCCGCGCACTCGCCGCGAGCGGCCGTATGA
- the pseG gene encoding UDP-2,4-diacetamido-2,4,6-trideoxy-beta-L-altropyranose hydrolase, whose amino-acid sequence MNAGRMLIRADAGPTIGMGHWMRSIALAEGWRRAGGTARFATTNAPADFDRQITERGFAIDRLSEAGDLARDSQALLTTCETWRPHWVIVDGYQFSHDYLAAIKTAGWRLALIDDLSRAAHALADVVVNQNLGAAPVENPAARTAQLCGTRFALLRREFRNRAVRWPGADDCQQILVTMGGADPPNFSAAVLSALESFDEALQVVVVAGPANPHRELLAQQASGSRHAVRVITSPDNLPELMRASRLAISAAGSTCWELAAIGTPMIVVSLAENQDANGCQLAMHGAAIQLGRCDAVQAQEIASAVRGLLSDPARLNAMSEKGRQLVDGRGADRVVADLLTRTVHLRRARFEDARLVHQWSNEPEVRAVSFRQDAIDWSEHVGWFHRQLAADTPLFWIASDGHGVPVGQIRFHWQEGAAVVSLTVARARRGHGIARQMLMQATHEVFRATGCGRIVAWVKPDNHPSLRLFNAMRYRNCGCLSNAGEPAFRFELDRESEGAATSTTVAAGA is encoded by the coding sequence ATGAACGCGGGACGCATGCTGATTCGGGCCGACGCGGGACCGACGATCGGCATGGGACACTGGATGCGCTCTATCGCCCTGGCCGAGGGCTGGCGCCGCGCCGGCGGCACGGCCCGCTTTGCGACCACCAACGCGCCAGCGGATTTTGACCGGCAGATAACGGAACGTGGATTCGCCATTGACCGCCTGTCAGAGGCCGGCGATCTGGCGCGCGACTCGCAGGCGCTTCTGACTACTTGTGAGACGTGGCGACCTCACTGGGTCATCGTGGATGGTTATCAGTTCAGCCATGACTATCTGGCCGCGATCAAAACTGCGGGCTGGCGATTGGCACTGATCGACGATCTTTCGCGAGCAGCGCACGCATTGGCCGATGTGGTAGTGAACCAGAATCTTGGCGCGGCGCCCGTCGAGAATCCGGCGGCGAGAACGGCGCAATTGTGCGGAACACGCTTTGCCTTGTTGCGCAGGGAGTTTCGTAACCGCGCCGTGCGCTGGCCTGGCGCGGACGACTGTCAGCAAATCCTTGTCACCATGGGGGGCGCCGATCCGCCCAATTTTTCCGCCGCGGTGCTTAGTGCGCTGGAGTCGTTCGACGAGGCGCTGCAAGTCGTGGTAGTCGCCGGCCCGGCCAATCCACATCGCGAGCTGCTTGCACAACAGGCCAGCGGCAGCCGACATGCCGTTCGAGTCATCACATCGCCCGACAATCTGCCAGAACTGATGCGCGCGAGTCGATTGGCGATCAGCGCCGCCGGTTCGACCTGCTGGGAACTGGCCGCGATCGGCACGCCGATGATCGTGGTTTCGTTGGCGGAGAACCAAGACGCCAATGGCTGCCAGCTTGCAATGCACGGCGCCGCGATCCAGCTGGGCCGCTGCGACGCGGTTCAAGCACAAGAGATCGCCAGCGCGGTTCGCGGCCTTTTGTCCGATCCCGCGCGGCTAAACGCCATGAGCGAAAAGGGACGGCAACTGGTCGACGGGCGTGGGGCCGATCGCGTGGTGGCGGATTTGCTGACTAGGACCGTACATTTGCGCCGCGCACGGTTCGAAGACGCGCGGCTGGTTCACCAATGGTCCAACGAGCCCGAGGTGCGCGCCGTTTCGTTTCGTCAGGACGCAATCGACTGGTCTGAGCACGTGGGGTGGTTTCATCGGCAACTGGCGGCCGACACGCCACTGTTCTGGATCGCCTCGGACGGGCATGGCGTGCCCGTTGGTCAAATTCGATTTCATTGGCAGGAGGGAGCGGCCGTAGTTTCGCTCACCGTGGCGCGAGCACGGCGCGGACATGGCATCGCGCGCCAAATGCTGATGCAGGCCACGCATGAGGTTTTTCGCGCCACCGGTTGCGGGCGGATTGTGGCCTGGGTCAAGCCAGACAATCATCCCTCCTTGCGGCTGTTCAACGCGATGCGCTATCGCAACTGCGGCTGTTTGTCGAACGCGGGGGAGCCGGCGTTTCGGTTTGAGCTGGATCGCGAAAGCGAAGGAGCCGCCACATCGACCACGGTTGCCGCGGGAGCGTGA
- the pseI gene encoding pseudaminic acid synthase: MPNLQIAGRNIGVDCPVFIVAELSANHHGRIDEAVELVHAAARCGADAVKLQTFTADTLTLDVDRPWFRIEGDSPWRGQKLHELYQSAATPWEWYPQLAEEARRLGLALFSTPFDPSAVDFLERQQAPAYKIASFELVDLPLIRLIAATGKPVILSTGMATREEIADAVRAARSTGNEQIALLKCVSSYPAAPTEMNLRAIGTLAGEFDVPGGLSDHSLTPLVACAAVALGACIVEKHLTLSRSAGGPDSAFSLEPDEFRELVDAVRLVESSLGTGELTPSASEAACRELRRSLFAVADIRAGEPLTADNVRSIRPAAGIPPKHLDEVIGRRAKRDMARGTPLSWELIE; encoded by the coding sequence ATGCCGAATCTGCAAATCGCCGGCAGAAACATCGGCGTCGATTGTCCGGTGTTCATCGTGGCCGAACTCTCCGCGAATCATCATGGGCGGATCGATGAGGCGGTTGAGTTGGTGCATGCCGCCGCCAGGTGTGGGGCCGATGCGGTGAAGCTGCAAACCTTTACCGCCGACACGCTCACGCTCGATGTCGATCGGCCGTGGTTTCGCATTGAGGGTGATAGCCCCTGGCGCGGCCAAAAGCTGCATGAGCTATATCAATCGGCCGCGACCCCCTGGGAATGGTATCCGCAGCTTGCCGAGGAGGCTCGGCGCCTAGGGCTGGCGCTCTTCTCGACGCCATTCGACCCTTCAGCCGTGGACTTCCTGGAACGGCAACAGGCGCCGGCCTACAAGATCGCGTCATTCGAATTGGTCGATCTGCCGCTTATTCGGTTGATCGCGGCCACAGGCAAGCCGGTGATCCTTTCGACCGGCATGGCCACACGCGAGGAAATCGCCGATGCGGTGCGCGCTGCGCGATCCACTGGCAACGAGCAAATCGCGCTGTTGAAGTGTGTCAGCAGTTACCCGGCGGCGCCGACTGAAATGAATCTGCGCGCCATCGGCACACTGGCCGGTGAGTTTGACGTTCCCGGCGGGCTTTCGGATCACTCGCTCACGCCGCTGGTGGCGTGCGCGGCGGTGGCTTTGGGCGCGTGCATTGTGGAAAAACATCTCACGCTGTCGCGATCCGCGGGTGGCCCCGACAGCGCATTTTCGCTGGAGCCTGACGAGTTTCGCGAGCTGGTCGACGCGGTGCGACTGGTGGAGTCGTCGCTGGGTACTGGCGAACTAACGCCGAGCGCGAGCGAGGCCGCCTGCCGCGAACTGCGCCGGTCGCTGTTCGCCGTGGCCGATATTCGCGCGGGAGAGCCGTTGACCGCCGACAATGTGCGTTCGATTCGTCCCGCCGCGGGCATACCCCCCAAGCATCTGGATGAGGTAATCGGCCGCCGCGCCAAGCGCGACATGGCTCGCGGCACGCCGCTCTCCTGGGAGCTGATTGAATAG